The genomic interval ATGACCGGCGGACAATGGGTAGCTCACCCAGGCAATGACGGTGTTGAATATACGGTTAATATTAATAATTCATCCAGTCAGCTGACAGAAGGCATTGAAGATTTTGTTGTCAGCTCTGAGCAATATTATTTGCATGTGGATCCGGCAGTTGAAGTGCTGGCGACAACACGTTTTCCGCTGACACCGGGACCGCATTCACTCAACAAGGCAGTTGATATGCCGGTTGTATGGACGAAGCGCTGGGGTGTTGGACGCGTATATTACAACTCGCTTGGTCATCAAGCTAATATTATAGAGATTGAAGCGGTGAAAGAGCTTATGAGACGCGGCTTCTTGTGGTGTGCGGAAGGTAAAGCAAATGCGCTGGCAGCAGGCAAAACAGCTTCTGCTTATAGCGGTATGGCAGATAATCAGTTGTAAATCGCAATTATAATAATCTTAGGATATGAGAAGAGGGACTAGAGATTATGGAAAAGATCAAAGCAGGCATTATAGGAACAGGCAATATTAGCGGCATCTATTTTGAAAACGGCAATCGTTTTGATGCCTTGCAGGTTGTAGCTTGCGCAGATTTAGATGTGGAGAGAGCCAAAGCAAAAGGCGAGCAGTTTGGCGTTCGCGGTTGTTCGGTTGAGGAGCTGCTTGCTGATCCGGAAGTTCAAATGATAATCAATTTGACGATCCCACAAGCGCATGCATCGGTATGCTTGCAAGCTCTTGAAGCAGGCAAACATGTTTATGTAGAGAAGCCGTTTGCAGTTACTCGTGAAGAGGCGCAGCAGGTACTTGAGCTTGCTGAGAAAAAAGGTCTTTACGTTGGAAGCGCGCCGGATACATTCCTTGGCGGCGGCATCCAAACGAGCATTAAGCTGCTTGAGGACGGCTGGATTGGTACGCCGATTGGCGCGACTGCATTCATGGTGTGCGGTGGGCAT from Paenibacillus sp. FSL K6-3182 carries:
- a CDS encoding ThuA domain-containing protein, with the protein product MKKALIVWGGWDGHQPKEVAEIFREVLAAEDFEVEVSDTLEAFADAEKLLGLDLIVPVWTMARIEQKLVDNVSAAVQSGVGLAGCHGGMCDAFRENVDWQFMTGGQWVAHPGNDGVEYTVNINNSSSQLTEGIEDFVVSSEQYYLHVDPAVEVLATTRFPLTPGPHSLNKAVDMPVVWTKRWGVGRVYYNSLGHQANIIEIEAVKELMRRGFLWCAEGKANALAAGKTASAYSGMADNQL